From Drosophila suzukii chromosome 2R, CBGP_Dsuzu_IsoJpt1.0, whole genome shotgun sequence, a single genomic window includes:
- the LOC108009335 gene encoding uncharacterized protein, translated as MNILKRSRVLNRNCLREKIQSLSPLLRTLDLGPPNKDSVFKATWSYYASDCQERLSNIRRRIEQNARIMAPKKGPLSVDLELPLNESQLPPGLDWDEHIYQELVSCFRNAESTDSIKKTTVKRSKVQRFFDKGKFSTPEQWISWKREEQQVHQLLKKSYDPYLKEEMSKKLEHLQKLTKRRPLVVLPNQEETLEKPRKLLPKKRKLRQKYKNKTKSEIHHAIKSNTKMEDKYINSRKDLSKSATENKYSINTRNNANHLADRYKPSSANLIKKSSTKIGDNNKNSLSSRNSIKNTAVITSRRTLLKSASKSKSNIQFTSANLTMSRFFAEHPSLENIPSSRLSTYTSRPVRRPTQKNSDSSDEEDGIYGIGDERESKLLKLKDRNLKISTTTKKRKSKYRKYQELKKILDLKDQEGSNDIPSISEPSQNNSEVSSKKENMTIAEKPKSEESLQIDELQLFKIPKGNQNTEERRQSFVSKGKSHSASNQYIHEILKGLKKSNPSLFGGSKDKNASSIFSLYRSQITNQNMEKSVTSGGWSINIKPHSNVNPMAPKNFIFKKKALHEKVIKSDEIELPENPENQSVRGTIFDLLHKKTPESLFRSKNDSEDEIHLNKESKPIVIADIISQFLDSYGSEISFNQSYPDLFKSNVYEQISAMSVLEMKQPKEKKKREVKKVIEVKKMPSKHIVCSLCNLVRRRQSELRPYMQRMQKQRQRLDQKTYYAQNLSKCRRDPKQYALEKEKRAHIRKVLSKCYQALDLCHQIVEQKILEKSEGC; from the coding sequence ATGAACATTTTGAAGAGAAGCCGTGTGCTGAATCGAAATTGTTTGCGGGAAAAGATTCAGAGCCTTTCGCCTCTCCTGCGGACTTTGGACCTTGGACCACCGAACAAGGACTCTGTATTTAAGGCCACTTGGAGCTACTATGCCAGCGACTGTCAGGAGCGACTGTCGAACATTCGCAGGCGCATTGAACAGAACGCTAGAATAATGGCTCCAAAAAAAGGACCCCTTTCTGTGGACTTGGAGCTACCCCTTAATGAGAGCCAGCTGCCGCCAGGATTAGATTGGGATGAGCACATCTACCAGGAACTGGTGTCCTGTTTTCGAAATGCAGAAAGCACGGATTCAATCAAGAAAACCACGGTGAAGCGTTCGAAAGTCCAAAGGTTTTTCGACAAGGGCAAGTTTTCCACTCCAGAACAATGGATTTCCTGGAAGCGTGAGGAACAGCAAGTGCATCAATTGCTTAAAAAGTCCTACGATCCCTACTTGAAAGAGGAAATGTCCAAAAAGCTAGAACATTTACAAAAGCTCACAAAGCGACGACCTTTAGTTGTGCTTCCAAATCAGGAAGAAACACTTGAAAAACCAAGGAAATTACTGccaaagaaaagaaaattacGCCAAAAGTACAAGAATAAAACAAAGTCAGAGATACACCATGCTATAAAAAGCAACACAAAAATGgaagataaatatataaattcaAGAAAAGACCTCTCAAAGTCAGCAACAGAAAACAAGTACTCTATAAACACAAGAAATAACGCAAATCACCTCGCAGATAGATATAAACCCTCGTCAGCtaatttgattaaaaaaagTAGCACAAAAATTGgggataataataaaaactcTTTAAGTTCAAGAAACAGTATAAAGAATACAGCAGTTATAACTTCACGGAGAACCCTTTTAAAGTCGGCTAGTAAAAGTAAATCCAATATTCAATTCACTTCTGCTAATTTGACAATGAGCAGATTTTTCGCCGAACATCCGAGCTTGGAAAATATCCCTAGCTCAAGACTTTCTACTTATACCAGTCGTCCAGTACGTAGACCTACACAAAAGAATAGTGATAGTAGCGATGAAGAAGATGGAATATACGGCATTGGTGATGAAAGGGAATCCAAACTGTTAAAACTCAAAGATCGAAACTTAAAAATATCGACGACAacgaaaaaaaggaaaagtaAATATCGAAAATATCAAGAGCTAAAGAAGATCCTAGATCTAAAAGATCAAGAAGGTTCTAATGATATACCTTCGATAAGTGAGCCTTCACAGAACAATAGCGAAGTAAGCtcgaaaaaagaaaatatgaCAATAGCTGAAAAGCCAAAATCCGAGGAGAGCCTACAAATAGACGAACTACAATTATTTAAGATCCCAAAAGGCAACCAAAATACTGAAGAACGAAGACAGAGTTTTGTTTCTAAGGGAAAGTCCCACTCTGCAAGCAATCAATACATTCACGAAATCTTAAAAGGTCTGAAAAAAAGTAATCCATCGCTTTTCGGGGGCTCTAAGGATAAAAATGCCAGTTCAATCTTTTCACTTTACAGGAGTCAAATAACAAATCAGAATATGGAGAAGAGCGTGACTAGTGGCGGTTGgtcaataaatataaaaccaCACTCAAATGTTAACCCAATGGctccaaaaaattttatatttaaaaagaaagcaCTCCATGAAAAGGTAATAAAAAGTGATGAAATCGAATTGCCCGAAAACcctgaaaatcagagtgttcGTGGAACCATTTTTGATCTATTACATAAAAAGACACCGGAAAGTCTATTTCGTTCCAAAAATGATTCTGAAGATGAAATTCACTTGAATAAAGAATCGAAACCTATAGTAATTGCCGATATAATATCTCAGTTTCTGGACTCTTATGGCTCTGAAATAAGTTTTAATCAATCATATCCTGATTTATTTAAATCCAATGTGTATGAACAGATTTCAGCGATGAGTGTCCTTGAAATGAAACAGCCCAAGGAGAAAAAGAAACGCGAGGTAAAGAAAGTAATAGAAGTGAAGAAGATGCCATCGAAGCACATTGTTTGTTCCTTGTGCAATTTGGTTAGGAGGAGACAATCTGAACTGCGGCCTTATATGCAGAGAATGCAGAAGCAACGCCAGCGATTGGATCAAAAGACCTACTATGCCCAGAATTTATCGAAATGTCGGCGGGATCCAAAACAGTATGCCCTGGAAAAAGAGAAGAGAGCCCATATCCGCAAGGTTCTATCTAAGTGTTACCAAGCCCTGGATCTTTGCCACCAGATCGTGGAACAAAAGATCTTAGAAAAATCTGAGGGATGTTAG